Proteins encoded within one genomic window of Microtus ochrogaster isolate Prairie Vole_2 linkage group LG4, MicOch1.0, whole genome shotgun sequence:
- the Pnma8b gene encoding paraneoplastic antigen-like protein 8B: MNLLQDWCKELEVEVHRALLITGIPERLQQADIEATLRPNLQPLGSYRLRTVRAVTKEKAQAALVEFGADIDHSAIPIHIRGDNGTWKILSKDRGQDARVLRQMRRLLLDERPMDDFREIAIPLVLEAQAQAKGLGKEAKKAASSEGAARNGRRGRRGGKRRSRTHTFTAQKGKKRGRGGRRARSESEDSSDDSLGIVIEEIYAEDLSVDEDQRALYATLQAAAKELTKKWAFRGDQDEGDGPREFLALVTVTDKAKKEAIEKDLPGTESICLNIKDEKSGVPDLVALLAVRDTPVVDVDSEGEEEDEDEEDEEEEEDDDDDDDDDDDSDGESLENGERGKEGVDNPEFVAIVAYTDPADPSAREEMLKIASVIETLGWGDKKDKKDVLPQVLSVMSKDTSGPRVKVEEAGRQVDAMVLRKAEEDGNLLECISTLAEAENCPKGKKSGLGLLRGWTAEGHQGGLLELVALLAAQDMVEAVKEEEASRWGGGGRKCDHSQSGLSDVLAFLASQENLESNEESDENSDTESEGDSDETDSSEESEPGDSVSKKPRAKRARTGSKSLAPAGATAVSTASRARKTRRGGRGRGRGVTPEKKAGSGAAPEDHAGNKKKKGSAGAGARAKAGEAKGQPAAVPKSTRGKKARRGPRRAPKCR; the protein is encoded by the coding sequence ATGAACCTTCTGCAAGATTGGTGCAAGGAGCTGGAAGTGGAGGTTCACAGGGCCCTGCTGATCACCGGCATCCCTGAGCGCCTGCAGCAGGCGGACATCGAAGCCACTCTGAGGCCGAACTTGCAACCTCTGGGCAGCTACAGGCTTCGGACTGTGAGAGCAGTGACCAAGGAAAAGGCTCAGGCCGCCTTGGTGGAGTTTGGGGCAGATATCGATCACTCTGCCATCCCCATCCACATCCGGGGAGATAATGGTACCTGGAAGATCCTGAGTAAGGACCGCGGGCAAGACGCGCGGGTCCTTAGGCAGATGAGGCGCCTGTTGCTCGATGAACGGCCCATGGATGACTTCAGAGAAATAGCTATCCCTCTGGTATTGGAGGCCCAAGCCCAGGCCAAGGGGTTGGGGAAGGAGGCCAAGAAGGCTGCTTCCTCCGAAGGGGCAGCCAGGAACGGCCGTCGGGGCCGTCGGGGAGGCAAGCGCAGATCTAGAACCCACACGTTTACGGCTCAGAAGGGCAAGAAGAGGGGCCGGGGAGGGCGCCGAGCCAGGAGTGAGTCCGAAGACTCATCTGATGACAGCCTGGGCATCGTCATAGAGGAGAtctatgcagaggacctgagcgtAGACGAGGACCAGAGGGCCCTGTATGCCACGCTGCAAGCAGCCGCCAAAGAGCTCACCAAGAAGTGGGCCTTCCGGGGAGACCAGGACGAGGGAGATGGCCCCCGAGAGTTTTTGGCACTTGTCACTGTCACCGACAAAGCTAAGAAGGAAGCGATCGAGAAAGACCTTCCTGGGACAGAGTCCATCTGCCTAAACATCAAAGACGAAAAGAGTGGAGTCCCGGATTTAGTTGCGCTCCTGGCTGTAAGAGATACCCCGGTTGTGGATGTAGATAgcgagggggaggaggaagatgaagatgaagaagacgaagaagaggaagaagatgatgacgacgacgatgatgatgatgatgattccgACGGCGAGTCCCTGGAAAATGGAGAGCGAGGAAAAGAAGGGGTAGACAACCCCGAGTTTGTGGCTATCGTGGCTTATACCGACCCCGCTGACCCCTCTGCCAGAGAGGAAATGCTAAAAATCGCTTCTGTGATCGAGACCCTAGGCTGGGGCgataagaaagacaaaaaagatgTCCTTCCTCAAGTCCTGTCCGTCATGTCCAAGGACACCTCTGGGCCCAGAGTGAAGGTAGAGGAAGCAGGCCGCCAGGTGGACGCCATGGTCCTGAGGAAGGCGGAGGAAGATGGGAATCTTCTGGAATGTATTTCTACCTTGGCCGAAGCAGAGAACTGCCCCAAGGGAAAGAAGTCTGGTCTTGGTCTCCTCAGAGGCTGGACCGCTGAGGGCCACCAGGGTGGCCTCTTGGAGCTGGTGGCACTCCTGGCTGCGCAGGATATGGTGGAAgctgtgaaggaggaagaagccagcaggtggggcggtggtggcaggaAGTGTGATCACAGCCAAAGTGGCTTATCCGAtgtcctggctttcctggcctCTCAGGAGAATCTAGAATCCAACGAGGAATCGGACGAGAATTCAGACACAGAATCAGAGGGAGATTCCGACGAAACTGACAGTTCTGAAGAGTCAGAACCTGGTGACAGCGTGTCCAAGAAGCCTCGCGCCAAGAGAGCGCGTACCGGCTCCAAAAGCCTGGCTCCTGCTGGCGCCACCGCGGTCTCCACCGCATCCAGGGCACGCAAAACCCGCAGGGGTGGCCGAGGACGTGGTCGGGGCGTCACTCCAGAGAAGAAAGCTGGGAGCGGGGCTGCACCCGAAGACCACGCGgggaacaagaagaagaaggggtCTGCAGGCGCTGGGGCCCGTGCCAAGGCTGGCGAAGCCAAGGGACAGCCAGCTGCTGTTCCCAAGTCTACACGCGGGAAGAAAGCTCGTCGGGGACCAAGGCGGGCACCCAAATGCCGTTAG